The following are encoded in a window of Solidesulfovibrio magneticus RS-1 genomic DNA:
- a CDS encoding type II toxin-antitoxin system HicB family antitoxin — protein sequence MKYKDFIGEFEYDAEAKFFHGRVVNIRDTVTFEGASASELEQALTDSVEDYLEFCRDLGREPDKPFSGKFN from the coding sequence ATGAAATACAAGGACTTCATTGGCGAATTCGAATATGACGCCGAAGCCAAGTTCTTCCACGGCCGCGTGGTCAACATCCGCGACACCGTGACCTTCGAAGGCGCGTCGGCCAGTGAACTCGAACAGGCGCTCACCGATTCCGTGGAGGATTATCTAGAATTTTGCCGCGACCTCGGCCGCGAACCGGACAAGCCGTTTTCCGGCAAATTCAATTAG
- a CDS encoding type II toxin-antitoxin system death-on-curing family toxin produces MTDWKWVSEAVVVAVHGEQLAAHGGGAGVRDRGLLSSALARPRHLAGYGAPDACALAAAYAFGLIRNHPFIDGNKRTGFLTAFVFLEINGWELTATEAEVVAAVLSLAAGELDEAGFADWLREHGVEVE; encoded by the coding sequence GTGACGGACTGGAAGTGGGTGTCCGAGGCGGTGGTGGTGGCCGTGCACGGCGAGCAGCTGGCCGCCCACGGCGGCGGCGCGGGCGTGCGCGACCGGGGGTTGCTGTCCTCGGCCCTGGCCCGCCCCCGGCATCTGGCCGGCTACGGCGCGCCGGACGCCTGCGCCCTGGCGGCGGCCTACGCGTTTGGGCTTATCCGCAACCATCCCTTTATCGACGGCAACAAGCGCACCGGATTTTTGACCGCCTTCGTGTTTTTAGAGATCAACGGCTGGGAATTGACGGCCACCGAAGCCGAGGTGGTGGCGGCGGTGCTGTCCCTGGCCGCCGGCGAACTCGACGAAGCCGGATTCGCGGATTGGCTGCGGGAGCATGGGGTGGAGGTGGAGTGA
- a CDS encoding AbrB/MazE/SpoVT family DNA-binding domain-containing protein translates to MRATVTQIGNSTGIILPKEAVARLKVQKGDSVYLTETPEGYAVTPYDPAFEEQMAAARKGMARYRNALRELAK, encoded by the coding sequence ATGCGCGCGACGGTGACGCAGATCGGCAATTCCACCGGGATCATCCTGCCCAAGGAAGCGGTGGCCCGGCTGAAGGTGCAAAAGGGCGACAGCGTGTATCTGACCGAGACGCCCGAGGGCTATGCGGTCACGCCCTACGATCCGGCTTTCGAGGAACAGATGGCGGCGGCGCGCAAGGGCATGGCGCGCTATCGCAACGCGCTGCGGGAGCTGGCCAAGTGA